Genomic window (Nevskiales bacterium):
GGACATCGGCGCTATTTACTACCTGTTCCCAGAATCCGAGCAGATAAGCGCCAGCGCGTTTGATGCCGACTATCCGGAAATCTACGGTGGCGTCAACCTCGGTAACTTCTCGGCCAAGCTTTACTACGCGAGCAAGTATTTTGGTGAATTGAGCGCGGACGAATCGGCCACATATCTGAACCTGGCGTACAACATGCCGCTCAAAGATACGCTCGGCCTGAAGTTCGCCGTTGGCTATAGTGACGGCGACGGCGTTGAGAACTTCTTTGACTTGCTTGACGATGGCGCCTTAAACGCATCGGCTGAGACCCAGGACTATCTCGACTACAGCATCACCCTTACCAAGACGCTGGATAACGGCTTCGCCGCCAGCTTTGGGTTGGTGGGGACGGACATCGATGATTCAAGCCTGGATTTCAACGACGATCCGAAGTTTGTGGTCACCC
Coding sequences:
- a CDS encoding TorF family putative porin, which encodes MSKMKVLVAGSALGAAILAGPAAAAVTGTVAATSEYTFRGITSSDGAAVQGSLDWSDGGLYAGIWGSNTAPLVFDGTEVDLYGGYKFKLSDAVEVDIGAIYYLFPESEQISASAFDADYPEIYGGVNLGNFSAKLYYASKYFGELSADESATYLNLAYNMPLKDTLGLKFAVGYSDGDGVENFFDLLDDGALNASAETQDYLDYSITLTKTLDNGFAASFGLVGTDIDDSSLDFNDDPKFVVTLSKGFEI